From the genome of Perca flavescens isolate YP-PL-M2 chromosome 12, PFLA_1.0, whole genome shotgun sequence, one region includes:
- the LOC114565390 gene encoding frizzled-8, with product MCSLLAERKFAATLSETIRAQKTAMERSSIPGWCVLLALVLHGTSCMAAKELQCQEISVPLCKGIGYNYTYMPNQFNHDTQDEAGLEVHQFWPLVEIKCSPDLRFFLCSMYTPICLEDYKKPLPPCRSVCERAKAGCAPLMRQYGFPWPDRMRCDLLPEQGNQDTLCMDYNRSQTTTASPVVAKPTNRPLKPYSPRKNGRGVPGKHKPAASPCEPGCFCRAPMVPVTSDSHPLHNRVKTGQILNCAMPCHSPYFTQEERTFTAFWIGLWSVLCFISTFATVATFLIDMERFKYPERPIIFLSACYMFVSIGYIVRLIAGHEEVACSREHGAEHIHYETTGPALCTIVFLLIYFFGMASSIWWVILSLTWFLAAGMKWGNEAIASYAQYFHLAAWLIPSMKSIAVLALSSVDGDSVAGICYVGNQNLDNLRGFVLAPLVIYLFIGTMFLLAGFVSLFRIRSVIKQGGTKTDKLERLMIRIGVFTVLYTVPATVIVACYFYEQHNRQTWEITHNCTCMMDANRQRPDYAVFMLKYFMCLLVGITSGAWIWSGKTLDSWRTFCTRCCWGSKASAGSMYSDVSTGLTWRSGTASSVSCPKQMPLSRV from the coding sequence ATGTGCAGCCTACTTGCAGAGCGCAAGTTCGCTGCCACTTTGTCGGAGACGATTCGCGCACAGAAAACAGCGATGGAGAGGAGCAGCATCCCGGGATGGTGCGTGCTGTTAGCCCTCGTCCTGCACGGAACGAGCTGCATGGCGGCCAAGGAGCTCCAGTGCCAAGAGATCTCCGTGCCTCTGTGTAAAGGAATCGGCTACAATTACACATACATGCCCAACCAGTTCAACCACGACACGCAGGACGAAGCTGGCCTGGAGGTGCACCAGTTTTGGCCGCTGGTTGAGATAAAGTGCTCCCCGGACTTGCGCTTCTTCCTCTGCAGCATGTACACACCGATCTGCCTGGAGGACTACAAGAAGCCCCTACCGCCGTGTAGGAGCGTGTGTGAGCGGGCCAAAGCTGGCTGCGCTCCGCTCATGAGGCAGTACGGGTTCCCGTGGCCAGACCGGATGAGGTGCGACCTGCTGCCCGAGCAGGGGAACCAGGACACGCTGTGCATGGACTACAACCGCAGCCAGACCACCACTGCTTCTCCCGTGGTGGCGAAGCCGACCAACCGACCACTGAAGCCCTACAGCCCCAGGAAGAACGGGCGCGGCGTCCCCGGGAAACACAAGCCAGCGGCGTCCCCGTGCGAGCCGGGATGCTTCTGCCGTGCGCCAATGGTGCCAGTGACCAGCGACAGCCACCCGCTGCACAACCGCGTCAAGACGGGACAGATCCTGAACTGCGCCATGCCGTGCCACAGCCCCTACTTCACCCAGGAAGAGAGGACCTTTACCGCCTTCTGGATTGGCCTGTGGTCCGTCCTGTGTTTCATCTCCACTTTCGCAACCGTGGCGACTTTTTTAATCGACATGGAGAGGTTTAAGTACCCAGAGCGGCCCATCATATTCCTCTCCGCCTGCTACATGTTTGTGTCCATTGGATACATTGTCAGGCTGATCGCCGGACACGAGGAAGTGGCCTGCAGCAGGGAACACGGCGCTGAACACATCCACTATGAGACCACGGGTCCTGCGCTCTGCACCATCGTTTTCCTGCTCATTTACTTCTTCGGCATGGCCAGCTCGATCTGGTGGGTGATACTGTCCCTCACTTGGTTTCTCGCCGCCGGCATGAAGTGGGGGAACGAGGCCATAGCCAGTTACGCACAGTACTTTCATTTGGCCGCCTGGCTCATCCCCAGCATGAAATCCATCGCAGTTTTGGCTCTGAGCTCTGTGGATGGAGACTCCGTGGCTGGGATTTGCTATGTAGGCAACCAGAATTTGGATAACCTGCGAGGTTTTGTGTTGGCACCTCTGGTTATCTACCTGTTCATCGGCACCATGTTTCTGCTGGCCGGCTTCGTCTCACTGTTTAGGATCAGGAGTGTAATCAAACAAGGGGGCACCAAGACTGACAAACTGGAGAGGCTGATGATCCGGATAGGAGTTTTCACAGTTTTATACACCGTCCCAGCCACGGTCATAGTGGCGTGTTACTTTTACGAGCAGCATAACAGACAGACTTGGGAAATTACGCACAATTGTACGTGCATGATGGACGCGAACAGGCAAAGGCCGGACTATGCTGTATTCATGTTGAAGTACTTTATGTGCCTTCTGGTAGGCATCACTTCGGGAGCCTGGATCTGGTCCGGGAAAACCTTGGACTCCTGGAGGACTTTTTGCACGCGGTGCTGCTGGGGGAGCAAAGCCTCCGCGGGCTCCATGTACAGTGATGTGAGCACGGGACTGACCTGGAGGTCCGGGACGGCCAGCTCCGTCTCCTGCCCCAAACAGATGCCACTGTCCCGGGTTTGA